One part of the Streptomyces nigra genome encodes these proteins:
- a CDS encoding sugar ABC transporter permease produces the protein MSTTTAQTSAAVTEPESPAKPPRRTRRRGETGFAGSLASHGMLTVASLIALFPVLWLVFLSLGPDKDDYLHPERIWSKMTFDNYAFVLQHTNFFDWLKSSLIVSLGTTVIGVLIAATTGYAVSRMRFPGYRKFMWVLLVTQMFPIAVLIVPMYQILSDLGLIDTYLGLIIVYCSTAVPYCAWLLKGYFDTIPFEIDEAGRVDGLTPFGTFARLILPLAKPGLAVAAFYSFITAFGEVAFATTFLLDDEKYTLAVGLQSFVSEHDAQRNLMAATAVLIAIPVSLFFYLVQKNLVTGLTAGGTKG, from the coding sequence ATGAGTACCACCACAGCCCAGACCTCCGCCGCGGTGACCGAACCGGAGAGCCCGGCCAAGCCGCCCCGGCGCACCCGGCGGCGCGGCGAGACGGGCTTCGCCGGCTCCCTCGCCTCCCACGGCATGCTCACCGTCGCGAGCCTGATCGCCCTGTTCCCCGTCCTGTGGCTGGTGTTCCTGTCACTGGGACCGGACAAGGACGACTATCTGCACCCCGAGCGCATCTGGTCCAAGATGACGTTCGACAACTACGCGTTCGTCCTGCAGCACACGAACTTCTTCGACTGGCTGAAGAGTTCGCTGATCGTGTCGCTGGGCACCACCGTGATCGGCGTCCTGATCGCCGCCACCACCGGCTACGCGGTCTCCCGTATGCGCTTCCCGGGCTACCGGAAGTTCATGTGGGTGCTGCTGGTCACCCAGATGTTCCCGATCGCCGTGCTGATCGTGCCGATGTACCAGATCCTCTCGGACCTGGGCCTCATCGACACCTACCTCGGCCTGATCATCGTCTACTGCTCGACCGCGGTGCCGTACTGCGCCTGGCTGCTCAAGGGCTACTTCGACACCATCCCGTTCGAGATCGACGAGGCCGGGCGCGTCGACGGCCTCACCCCGTTCGGCACCTTCGCGCGGCTGATCCTGCCGCTCGCCAAGCCGGGCCTCGCGGTCGCCGCGTTCTACAGCTTCATCACCGCCTTCGGCGAGGTGGCCTTCGCGACCACCTTCCTGCTCGACGACGAGAAGTACACGCTCGCCGTCGGTCTGCAGAGCTTCGTCAGCGAGCACGACGCCCAGCGCAACCTCATGGCGGCCACGGCGGTGCTCATCGCGATACCGGTCTCCCTCTTCTTCTACCTCGTGCAGAAGAACCTGGTCACCGGCCTCACCGCCGGTGGCACGAAGGGCTGA
- the pulA gene encoding pullulanase-type alpha-1,6-glucosidase, which yields MIPRWPSPWRRRTTHAGRVAAVTVTALAAALVQPLAAKAATPPAPPSDAKLAAEPARHDATREQFYFVLPDRFANGDTGNDKGGLTGSRLSTGYDPTDKGFYQGGDLKGLTQRLDYIKGLGTTAIWMAPIFKNRPVQGTGKDASAGYHGYWITDFTQVDPHFGSNKDLETLIAKAHAKGMKVFFDVITNHTADVVDYKEKSYEYLSQGAFPYLTKDGRPFDDADHADGARRFPAVDDDSFPRTPVTGATKKVPSWLDDPTMYHNRGDSTFAGESSEHGDFSGLDDLWTERPEVVSGMEKIYQRWVRDFDIDGFRIDTVKHVNMEFWTQWATALDSYAAKQGRDDFFMFGEVYTSDTDITAPYVTQGRLDATLDFPFQEAARQYASQGGSARKLASVFGDDYKYTTDKANAYEQVTFLGNHDMGRIGTFLKQDNPKATDAELLKKDRLANELMFLSRGNPVVYYGDEQGFTGAGGDKDARQTLFASKTADYLDDDQIGTDRTHASDAYDTKAPLYRQISALAELRKANPALADGIQTERHAADGPGVYAFSRTDARKGTEYLVAFNNADDARTETFAVGSADTTYSALYGTKDSARSGADKKVTVTVPAGAAIVLKATGRPAQPAAKPSLTLKAPAAGATGTVEISADVDGGQLNRVVFAAQTGNGKWRVLGSADHAPYKVRQVIGADVAPGTALRYKAVVIDSAGRTASATAGSTTGTPPAEEKPTAASRDYAVVHYKRADGDYTDWGVYAWGDIADGEATEWPKSHPFIGRDAYGAFAYVKLKPGASSVGYLVIDKDGNKDVSADRTIDVTKTGEIWIEQGKEEALTERPEYPAQDKSKAVLHYHRADGDYDGWGLHTWTGAANPTEWSNPLKPVRTDAYGAVFEVPLAEGASSLSYIMHKGDEKDLPSDQSLDLKTNGHEVWLLSGQEKYLLPQPAGSAAALDLTTSKAVWIDRNTVAWNGSEAAASTQLIYSRTGSVTVEDGALTGDDQRWLRLDKATLTDAQKAEFPHLKSYTAWSVDPRDRDRVREALRGQVVASQRAANGAVLAATGVQLAGVLDDLYDATQADLGPVFHKGRPTLSVWAPTAQSVKLEIGGSTVAMHRADGTGVWSVTGPASWKNKPYRYVVKVWAPSVRKVVTNKVTDPYSVALTTNSQRSLLVDLDDRSLAPRGWTTYTKPEAVPLKDAQIQELHVRDFSVADPTVPAKDRGTYRAFEHKLSDGSGHLRKLAEAGTSYVHLLPVFDIATIPERREDRTSPDCDLASFAADSDKQQECVAKAAAKDAYNWGYDPYHYTVPEGSYASDPDGTTRNVEFRRMVKALNEDGLRVVMDVVYNHTAASGQADTSVLDRIVPGYYQRLLPDGSVANSTCCANTATENAMMGKLVVDSIVTWAKEYKVDGFRFDLMGHHPKANILAVRKALDALTLKKDGVDGKKIILYGEGWNFGEVADDARFVQATQKNMAGTGIATFSDRARDAVRGGGPFDEDPGVQGFASGLYTEPNTSKANGTEAEQKARLLHYQDLIKVGLSGNLAGYRFTDTSGKEVEGSEVDYNGAPAGYADAPGDALAYADAHDNESLFDALAFKLPATVSATDRARMQVLAMATATLSQGPALSQAGTDLLRSKSLDRNSYDSGDWFNAIHWDCADGNGFGRGLPPAADNASKWPYAKPLLTTVKAGCPQIEGTSAAYRDLLRIRSTESAFSLGTADQVQAKLSFPLSGKDETPGVITMRLGDLVVVFNATPERHQQKVASLAGTGYRLHPVQAKGGEPVVRTADYTAGSGTFDVPARTVAVFTRTR from the coding sequence GTGATACCGAGATGGCCGTCGCCGTGGAGGCGCCGAACCACCCACGCCGGACGGGTCGCTGCGGTCACCGTGACCGCGCTGGCCGCAGCGCTCGTCCAGCCACTCGCCGCGAAGGCGGCGACCCCGCCGGCGCCGCCGTCCGACGCGAAGCTCGCCGCCGAGCCCGCCCGGCACGACGCCACCCGCGAGCAGTTCTACTTCGTCCTGCCGGACCGTTTCGCCAACGGCGACACCGGCAACGACAAGGGCGGCCTGACCGGCTCCCGCCTGTCCACCGGGTACGACCCCACGGACAAGGGCTTCTACCAGGGCGGCGACCTCAAGGGTCTGACCCAGCGCCTGGACTACATCAAGGGCCTGGGCACCACCGCCATCTGGATGGCGCCCATCTTCAAGAACCGTCCCGTGCAGGGCACCGGTAAGGACGCCTCCGCCGGCTACCACGGGTACTGGATCACCGACTTCACCCAGGTCGACCCGCACTTCGGCAGCAACAAGGACCTCGAGACCCTCATCGCCAAGGCGCACGCCAAGGGCATGAAGGTCTTCTTCGACGTCATCACCAACCACACCGCCGACGTCGTGGACTACAAGGAGAAGTCCTACGAGTACCTCTCCCAGGGCGCCTTCCCGTATCTGACGAAGGACGGCCGGCCCTTCGACGACGCCGACCACGCGGACGGCGCCCGGCGCTTCCCCGCCGTGGACGACGACTCCTTCCCCCGCACGCCCGTCACCGGCGCGACGAAGAAGGTCCCCTCCTGGCTCGACGACCCGACGATGTACCACAACCGGGGCGACTCCACCTTCGCCGGGGAGAGCTCCGAACACGGTGACTTCTCCGGCCTGGACGACCTGTGGACCGAGCGTCCCGAGGTCGTCAGCGGCATGGAGAAGATCTACCAGCGCTGGGTCCGCGACTTCGACATCGACGGCTTCCGGATCGACACGGTCAAGCACGTGAACATGGAGTTCTGGACCCAGTGGGCCACCGCCCTGGACTCCTACGCCGCCAAGCAGGGCCGCGACGACTTCTTCATGTTCGGCGAGGTGTACACCTCCGACACGGACATCACCGCGCCCTACGTCACCCAGGGCCGCCTCGACGCCACGCTCGACTTCCCCTTCCAGGAGGCGGCACGCCAGTACGCCTCCCAGGGCGGCAGCGCGCGCAAGCTCGCGTCCGTCTTCGGCGACGACTACAAGTACACGACCGACAAGGCCAACGCCTACGAACAGGTCACCTTCCTCGGCAACCACGACATGGGCCGCATCGGGACCTTCCTGAAGCAGGACAACCCGAAGGCCACCGACGCCGAACTGCTGAAGAAGGACCGGCTCGCCAACGAGCTGATGTTCCTCAGCCGTGGCAACCCGGTCGTCTACTACGGCGACGAGCAGGGCTTCACCGGCGCAGGCGGCGACAAGGACGCCCGCCAGACCCTGTTCGCCTCGAAGACCGCCGACTACCTCGACGACGACCAGATCGGCACCGACCGCACCCACGCCAGTGACGCCTACGACACCAAGGCGCCGCTGTACCGGCAGATCAGCGCCCTCGCCGAGCTGCGCAAGGCCAACCCGGCGCTCGCCGACGGCATCCAGACCGAGCGTCACGCGGCCGACGGCCCCGGCGTCTACGCCTTCTCCCGCACCGACGCCCGCAAGGGCACCGAGTACCTCGTCGCCTTCAACAACGCGGACGACGCCCGCACGGAGACGTTCGCCGTCGGCTCGGCCGACACCACGTACAGCGCCCTGTACGGCACCAAGGACTCCGCCCGCTCCGGCGCCGACAAGAAGGTCACCGTCACCGTCCCGGCGGGCGCGGCGATCGTCCTGAAGGCCACCGGCCGGCCCGCGCAGCCCGCGGCGAAGCCGTCCCTCACGCTGAAGGCCCCCGCCGCGGGCGCCACCGGCACCGTGGAGATCTCCGCCGACGTCGACGGCGGACAGCTCAACCGCGTCGTCTTCGCCGCGCAGACCGGCAACGGCAAGTGGCGCGTCCTCGGCTCCGCCGACCACGCCCCCTACAAGGTCCGCCAGGTCATCGGCGCGGACGTGGCGCCCGGCACCGCCCTGCGCTACAAGGCCGTGGTGATCGACTCCGCCGGCCGTACCGCGAGCGCCACCGCCGGCTCCACCACCGGCACCCCGCCCGCCGAGGAGAAGCCCACCGCCGCCTCCCGTGACTACGCGGTCGTCCACTACAAGCGCGCGGACGGCGACTACACGGACTGGGGCGTGTACGCCTGGGGCGACATCGCCGACGGCGAGGCCACCGAGTGGCCCAAGAGCCACCCCTTCATCGGCCGGGACGCCTACGGCGCCTTCGCCTACGTCAAGCTCAAGCCGGGCGCGTCCAGCGTCGGCTACCTGGTGATCGACAAGGACGGAAACAAGGACGTCTCCGCCGACCGCACGATCGACGTCACAAAGACCGGCGAGATCTGGATCGAGCAGGGCAAGGAGGAGGCCCTGACCGAGCGGCCGGAGTACCCGGCCCAGGACAAGTCCAAGGCCGTCCTGCACTACCACCGTGCCGACGGGGACTACGACGGCTGGGGCCTGCACACCTGGACGGGTGCCGCGAACCCCACCGAGTGGTCGAACCCCCTGAAGCCGGTGCGGACCGACGCCTATGGCGCGGTCTTCGAGGTACCCCTCGCCGAGGGCGCGAGCAGCCTCAGCTACATCATGCACAAGGGCGACGAGAAGGACCTGCCCTCCGACCAGTCGCTGGACCTCAAGACCAACGGCCACGAGGTGTGGCTGCTGAGCGGCCAGGAGAAGTACCTGCTCCCGCAGCCCGCCGGCTCGGCCGCCGCGCTCGACCTGACCACCTCCAAAGCCGTCTGGATCGACCGGAACACCGTCGCCTGGAACGGCTCCGAGGCCGCGGCCTCCACCCAGCTGATCTACTCCCGCACCGGTTCCGTCACCGTCGAGGACGGTGCCCTGACCGGCGACGACCAGCGCTGGCTCCGGCTGGACAAGGCCACGCTGACCGACGCCCAGAAGGCGGAGTTCCCGCACCTGAAGTCGTACACCGCATGGTCCGTCGACCCGCGTGACCGCGACCGGGTCCGCGAGGCGCTGCGCGGCCAGGTCGTCGCCTCCCAGCGCGCCGCCAACGGCGCCGTGCTCGCCGCGACCGGCGTGCAGCTCGCCGGCGTCCTGGACGACCTGTACGACGCCACGCAGGCCGACCTGGGTCCGGTGTTCCACAAGGGCCGTCCGACGCTGTCCGTCTGGGCACCCACCGCCCAGTCGGTGAAGCTGGAGATCGGCGGCTCCACCGTCGCCATGCACCGCGCCGACGGCACCGGCGTCTGGTCCGTCACCGGACCCGCGTCCTGGAAGAACAAGCCCTACCGGTACGTCGTCAAGGTGTGGGCGCCCAGCGTCCGCAAGGTCGTCACCAACAAGGTCACCGACCCCTACTCGGTCGCGCTCACCACCAACTCCCAGCGCAGCCTCCTCGTCGACCTCGACGACCGCTCCCTGGCACCGCGCGGCTGGACCACCTACACCAAGCCCGAGGCGGTGCCGCTGAAGGACGCCCAGATCCAGGAGCTGCACGTCCGGGACTTCTCGGTGGCCGACCCGACCGTCCCCGCGAAGGACCGCGGCACCTACCGCGCGTTCGAGCACAAGCTCAGCGACGGCTCCGGCCACCTGAGGAAGCTCGCCGAGGCCGGCACCTCGTACGTCCATCTGCTGCCGGTCTTCGACATCGCCACCATCCCCGAGCGACGGGAGGACCGGACCAGCCCCGACTGCGACCTGGCCTCGTTCGCGGCCGACTCCGACAAGCAGCAGGAGTGCGTGGCGAAGGCCGCCGCGAAGGACGCCTACAACTGGGGCTACGACCCGTACCACTACACGGTCCCGGAGGGCTCGTACGCCTCGGACCCGGACGGCACCACACGCAACGTCGAGTTCCGCCGGATGGTGAAGGCGCTCAACGAGGACGGCCTGCGCGTCGTCATGGACGTCGTCTACAACCACACGGCGGCGAGCGGCCAGGCGGACACCTCCGTCCTGGACCGGATCGTCCCCGGCTACTACCAGCGGCTCCTGCCCGACGGCTCGGTCGCCAACAGCACCTGCTGCGCCAACACGGCCACCGAGAACGCCATGATGGGCAAGCTCGTCGTCGACTCGATCGTCACCTGGGCCAAGGAGTACAAGGTCGACGGCTTCCGCTTCGACCTCATGGGCCACCACCCGAAGGCCAACATCCTCGCGGTCCGCAAGGCCCTCGACGCCCTCACCCTCAAGAAGGACGGCGTCGACGGCAAGAAGATCATCCTGTACGGCGAGGGCTGGAACTTCGGCGAGGTCGCCGACGACGCCCGGTTCGTCCAGGCCACGCAGAAGAACATGGCCGGCACCGGCATCGCCACCTTCTCCGACCGCGCCCGTGACGCCGTCCGCGGCGGCGGCCCCTTCGACGAGGACCCCGGCGTCCAGGGCTTCGCGTCCGGGCTCTACACCGAGCCCAACACGTCGAAGGCCAACGGCACCGAGGCCGAGCAGAAGGCCCGCCTGCTGCACTACCAGGACCTGATCAAGGTCGGTCTGTCCGGCAACCTCGCCGGGTACCGCTTCACCGACACCAGCGGCAAGGAGGTCGAGGGCTCCGAGGTCGACTACAACGGCGCCCCCGCCGGCTACGCGGACGCCCCCGGCGACGCCCTCGCCTACGCGGACGCGCACGACAACGAGTCGCTGTTCGACGCGCTCGCCTTCAAGCTGCCCGCCACGGTCAGCGCCACCGACCGCGCCCGGATGCAGGTCCTCGCCATGGCCACGGCCACCCTGTCGCAGGGCCCGGCGCTCAGCCAGGCCGGCACCGACCTGCTGCGCTCCAAGTCGCTGGACCGCAACTCCTACGACAGCGGCGACTGGTTCAACGCCATCCACTGGGACTGCGCGGACGGCAACGGCTTCGGCCGGGGCCTGCCGCCCGCGGCCGACAACGCCTCGAAGTGGCCGTACGCCAAGCCGCTGCTGACCACCGTCAAGGCCGGCTGCCCGCAGATCGAGGGCACCTCGGCGGCCTACCGCGACCTGCTGCGGATCCGTTCGACGGAGAGCGCCTTCTCCCTCGGCACCGCCGACCAGGTGCAGGCGAAGCTGTCCTTCCCGCTCTCCGGCAAGGACGAGACGCCCGGCGTGATCACCATGCGTCTCGGTGACCTCGTCGTCGTCTTCAACGCCACCCCCGAGCGGCATCAGCAGAAGGTCGCCTCGCTCGCGGGCACCGGCTACCGGCTGCACCCGGTGCAGGCGAAGGGCGGCGAACCGGTCGTCCGGACCGCGGACTACACGGCGGGCTCCGGCACGTTCGACGTCCCGGCCCGCACGGTCGCGGTGTTCACCCGCACCAGGTGA
- a CDS encoding carbohydrate ABC transporter permease — MTVAIDRATGKRRGDRAPRPGLGQRLRNSYQKHWYAYAMITPVVVVLGILVLYPLAYGLYLTLTDANSLNTARTIGANEIEATYKFIGLDNYADILWGETSYDRFWSHFIWTIVWTAACVALHYTIGLGLALLLNQKLRGRTLYRLILVLPWAVPTFVTVFGWRFMLADGGIINAALESLHLPTPLWLEDTFWQRFAAIMVNTWCGVPFMMVSLLGGLQSIDASLYEAAEMDGASAWQRFRYVTLPGLRTVSSTVVLLGIIWTFNQFAVIFLLFGNTAPDAQILVTWAYYLGFGQQPRDFAQSAAYGILLLGILIVFTSFYRRWLNRNEQQLAI; from the coding sequence ATGACAGTCGCCATCGACCGCGCGACCGGCAAGCGCCGCGGTGACCGTGCGCCCCGGCCAGGGCTCGGGCAGCGCCTGAGGAACAGCTACCAGAAGCACTGGTACGCGTACGCGATGATCACCCCGGTGGTCGTCGTGCTCGGCATCCTCGTGCTGTACCCGCTGGCCTACGGTCTGTACCTGACGCTGACCGACGCCAACAGCCTCAACACGGCGCGCACGATCGGCGCCAACGAGATCGAGGCGACGTACAAGTTCATCGGCCTCGACAACTACGCCGACATCCTCTGGGGCGAGACCTCCTACGACCGCTTCTGGTCGCACTTCATCTGGACGATCGTGTGGACGGCCGCCTGTGTGGCCCTGCACTACACGATCGGCCTCGGCCTCGCGCTGCTGCTCAACCAGAAGCTGCGCGGCCGCACCCTCTACCGCCTGATCCTGGTCCTGCCGTGGGCCGTGCCGACCTTCGTCACCGTGTTCGGCTGGCGGTTCATGCTCGCGGACGGCGGCATCATCAACGCCGCGCTGGAGTCCCTGCACCTGCCGACGCCGCTGTGGCTGGAGGACACCTTCTGGCAGCGGTTCGCGGCGATCATGGTCAACACCTGGTGCGGTGTGCCGTTCATGATGGTCTCCCTGCTCGGCGGCCTGCAGTCCATCGACGCCTCCCTCTACGAGGCCGCGGAGATGGACGGCGCCAGCGCCTGGCAGCGCTTCCGCTACGTCACCCTGCCCGGCCTGCGGACCGTCAGCTCCACCGTCGTCCTGCTCGGCATCATCTGGACGTTCAACCAGTTCGCCGTGATCTTCCTGCTCTTCGGCAACACCGCGCCGGACGCGCAGATCCTCGTCACCTGGGCCTACTACCTCGGCTTCGGACAGCAACCGCGCGACTTCGCCCAGTCCGCCGCCTACGGCATCCTGCTGCTGGGCATCCTGATCGTCTTCACCTCGTTCTACCGCCGCTGGCTGAACCGCAACGAGCAGCAGCTCGCGATCTGA
- a CDS encoding alpha-amylase: MARRTLSVAAALAAALTTSSLVMHPTEAAASPPGSKDVTAVLFEWKFASVAKECTTTLGPAGYGYVQVSPPAEHIQGSQWWTSYQPVSYKIAGRLGDRAAFQNMINTCHAAGVKVVVDTVVNHMAAGNGTGTGGSSYTKYNYPGLYSSYDFDDCTAQIGNYQDRWNVQHCELVGLADLDTGEDYVRGALATYMNDLLSLGVDGFRIDAAKHIDTADLANIKSRLSNPNAYWKQEVIHGSGEAVQPGEYTRNGDVQEFRYAYDLKRVFNNENLAYLKNYGEGWGYLSSSSAGVFVDNHDTERNGSTLSYKDNANYTLANVFMLAWPYGAPDINSGYEFTDHDAGPPNGGTVNACWQNGWKCQHNWPEIKSMVAFRNATRGQAVTNWWDNGGDAIAFGRGSKGFVAINHESGSLSRTYQTSLPAGTYCNVQNNSTVTVNSAGQLTATLGANTALAVYAGKSSC, from the coding sequence ATGGCACGCAGAACCCTCTCCGTGGCGGCCGCGCTCGCGGCGGCCCTCACCACCTCCTCCCTTGTCATGCACCCGACCGAGGCAGCGGCCTCACCGCCCGGGAGCAAGGACGTCACCGCCGTCCTCTTCGAGTGGAAGTTCGCCTCCGTGGCGAAGGAGTGCACCACCACCCTCGGCCCCGCCGGCTACGGCTACGTGCAGGTCTCCCCACCGGCCGAGCACATACAGGGCTCGCAGTGGTGGACGTCGTACCAGCCGGTGAGCTACAAGATCGCCGGCCGGCTCGGCGACCGCGCCGCCTTCCAGAACATGATCAACACCTGCCACGCGGCCGGTGTGAAGGTCGTCGTCGACACGGTCGTCAACCACATGGCCGCCGGCAACGGCACCGGCACCGGCGGCTCGTCGTACACGAAGTACAACTACCCGGGCCTGTACTCGTCGTACGACTTCGACGACTGCACGGCGCAGATCGGCAACTACCAGGACCGCTGGAACGTCCAGCACTGCGAGCTCGTCGGCCTCGCCGACCTCGACACCGGCGAGGACTACGTCCGCGGCGCCCTGGCGACGTACATGAACGACCTGCTGTCGCTCGGCGTCGACGGCTTCCGCATCGACGCGGCCAAGCACATCGACACCGCCGACCTGGCGAACATCAAGTCGCGTCTGAGCAACCCGAACGCCTACTGGAAGCAGGAGGTCATCCACGGCTCCGGCGAGGCCGTCCAGCCGGGCGAGTACACCCGCAACGGCGACGTCCAGGAGTTCCGCTACGCCTACGACCTCAAGCGGGTCTTCAACAACGAGAACCTCGCCTATCTGAAGAACTACGGCGAGGGCTGGGGCTATCTGAGCAGCTCGTCCGCCGGCGTCTTCGTCGACAACCACGACACCGAGCGCAACGGCTCCACGCTCAGCTACAAGGACAACGCCAACTACACGCTGGCCAACGTCTTCATGCTGGCCTGGCCCTACGGCGCCCCGGACATCAACTCCGGCTACGAGTTCACCGACCACGACGCCGGACCGCCCAACGGCGGCACGGTGAACGCCTGCTGGCAGAACGGCTGGAAGTGCCAGCACAACTGGCCGGAGATCAAGTCCATGGTCGCGTTCCGCAACGCCACCCGCGGCCAGGCCGTCACCAACTGGTGGGACAACGGCGGTGACGCCATCGCGTTCGGCCGGGGCTCCAAGGGCTTCGTGGCCATCAACCACGAGTCGGGCTCCCTCAGTCGTACGTACCAGACGTCCCTGCCCGCCGGCACGTACTGCAACGTGCAGAACAACAGCACCGTGACGGTGAACTCCGCCGGTCAGCTGACCGCCACGCTGGGCGCGAACACGGCTCTGGCCGTATACGCCGGCAAGTCGAGCTGCTGA
- a CDS encoding glycoside hydrolase family 13 protein codes for MSQYPTAPAETAAVATVAKRRDWWRDAVIYQVYPRSFADSNGDGMGDLEGIRSRLPYLRDLGVDAVWLSPFYASPQADAGYDVADYRAVDPMFGNLLDADALIRDARELGLRIIVDLVPNHSSDQHEWFKRALADGPGSPLRDRYHFRPGKGANGELPPNDWESIFGGPAWTRVTEPDGTPGEWYLHLFAPEQPDFNWEHPAVSDEFRSILRFWLDMGVDGFRIDVAHGMVKAEGLPDLGNHDQLKLLGNDVMPFFDQDGVHDIYRQWRLILDEYSGERIFVAEAWTPTVERTANYVRPDELHQAFNFQYLSAAWDARELREVVDRTLEAMRPVGAPATWVLSNHDVTRHATRFANPPGLGTQIRTAGDRALGLRRARAATLLMLALPGSAYVYQGEELGLPDVVDLPDDVRQDPAYFRGEGQDGFRDGCRVPIPWTRAGSSYGFGAGGSWLPQPAGWGELSVEAQTGDPDSTLELYRAALAARRAHPDLGAGDEVEWLRAPEGVLAFRRGEFVCVANTGTESVTIPAYGRLLLASGEITETDGEAKLPADTTVWWSTAS; via the coding sequence ATGAGCCAGTACCCCACCGCCCCGGCCGAGACCGCTGCCGTCGCCACCGTCGCCAAGCGCCGTGACTGGTGGCGCGACGCGGTGATCTACCAGGTCTACCCGCGCAGCTTCGCCGACAGCAACGGCGACGGCATGGGCGACCTGGAAGGCATCCGTTCCCGCCTGCCGTACCTGCGCGACCTCGGCGTCGACGCCGTATGGCTCAGCCCCTTCTACGCCTCCCCGCAGGCCGACGCCGGCTACGACGTCGCCGACTACCGGGCCGTCGATCCCATGTTCGGCAATCTGCTGGACGCCGACGCGCTGATCCGGGACGCCCGTGAGCTGGGCCTGCGGATCATCGTCGACCTGGTCCCCAACCACTCCTCGGACCAGCACGAGTGGTTCAAGCGCGCCCTCGCCGACGGCCCCGGCTCGCCGCTGCGCGACCGCTACCACTTCCGCCCCGGCAAGGGCGCGAACGGCGAACTCCCGCCGAACGACTGGGAGTCCATCTTCGGCGGCCCCGCCTGGACCCGGGTCACCGAGCCCGACGGCACCCCCGGCGAGTGGTACCTGCACCTCTTCGCGCCCGAACAGCCCGACTTCAACTGGGAGCACCCGGCGGTCTCCGACGAGTTCCGCTCGATCCTGCGCTTCTGGCTGGACATGGGCGTCGACGGCTTCCGGATCGACGTCGCCCACGGCATGGTGAAGGCCGAAGGCCTGCCCGACCTTGGAAACCACGATCAGCTCAAACTGCTGGGCAACGATGTCATGCCGTTCTTCGACCAGGACGGCGTCCACGACATCTACCGCCAGTGGCGGCTCATCCTCGACGAGTACTCCGGCGAGCGCATCTTCGTCGCCGAGGCGTGGACCCCGACCGTCGAGCGCACGGCCAACTACGTCCGCCCCGACGAGCTGCACCAGGCGTTCAACTTCCAGTACCTGTCGGCCGCCTGGGACGCGCGAGAGCTGCGCGAGGTCGTCGACCGCACCCTGGAGGCGATGCGCCCGGTCGGCGCCCCCGCCACCTGGGTGCTCTCCAACCACGACGTCACCCGGCACGCCACCCGCTTCGCCAACCCGCCCGGCCTCGGCACCCAGATCCGCACCGCCGGCGACCGCGCCCTGGGCCTGCGCCGCGCCCGCGCGGCCACCCTGCTGATGCTGGCCCTGCCCGGCTCCGCGTACGTCTACCAGGGCGAGGAGCTCGGCCTGCCGGACGTCGTCGACCTGCCGGACGACGTGCGCCAGGACCCGGCGTACTTCCGCGGCGAGGGCCAGGACGGCTTCCGCGACGGCTGCCGGGTGCCGATCCCGTGGACGCGTGCCGGATCGTCGTACGGCTTCGGCGCGGGCGGCAGCTGGCTGCCGCAGCCGGCGGGCTGGGGCGAGCTGAGCGTCGAGGCCCAGACCGGCGACCCGGACTCCACCCTGGAGCTGTACCGGGCCGCGCTGGCCGCCCGCCGCGCCCACCCCGACCTCGGCGCCGGGGACGAGGTGGAGTGGCTGCGGGCGCCCGAGGGCGTCCTCGCCTTCCGGCGTGGGGAGTTCGTCTGCGTGGCGAACACCGGCACCGAGTCGGTGACGATCCCCGCGTACGGGCGGCTGCTGCTCGCCAGCGGTGAGATCACCGAGACGGACGGTGAGGCGAAGCTGCCGGCCGACACCACGGTGTGGTGGTCCACGGCCTCCTGA
- a CDS encoding 5-carboxymethyl-2-hydroxymuconate Delta-isomerase, with amino-acid sequence MPQITVDYSQELADDFDRPAFARALHTAVVEIAAAKPPACKTQFRRTEDTTVGDDTAGHAVVHVTLGLLAGRSDETKARLTETVLDLLRTHVKSSGGLALHASAEVRDLDPSYRKYES; translated from the coding sequence ATGCCGCAGATCACCGTCGACTACTCGCAGGAACTGGCCGACGACTTCGACCGCCCCGCGTTCGCGCGGGCGCTGCACACCGCCGTCGTCGAGATCGCGGCCGCCAAGCCGCCCGCCTGCAAGACGCAGTTCCGCCGCACCGAGGACACCACGGTCGGCGACGACACCGCCGGGCACGCCGTCGTCCATGTCACCCTGGGCCTGCTCGCGGGCCGCAGCGACGAGACCAAGGCCCGGCTCACCGAGACCGTCCTCGACCTGCTGCGCACCCATGTCAAGTCCTCCGGCGGGCTCGCGCTGCATGCCTCCGCCGAGGTCCGCGACCTCGACCCGTCGTACCGCAAGTACGAGAGCTGA